The genomic region TTTTTTCATTTCATACGGAATTACAAGAAGTCTGTCAGCTAGTTCATTGTCGTCATGTTTACTTAGTGATACGACAATTTCCTCTTTAGGTCTATCTATTAAAATCTCATGTGTCCAATCCCGTTCAACAGCATTTAAGGCGGCTTCTAACGTTGAGTAATATTCTTCAGATTCTTGTGATTCACACGCTGATAATACTAATAAGATAATCATAGAGAGTATTATTACGAATAATATTTGGTTTCTTTTCACTATTATTACTCCTTTCACTATGACTAAAATAGTAATGACTTATAGCACTAAAACTGCTTCTATAACACAAGAAGCGATGTCTTGTCCCGCAATCGCCACCGTTAATGGAGTAAGAAACGAATTCCGATTAGTTGGTTTAATTAAAACAATAAGCTATTATTTTTGCTTTATGGCATTGACTAAAAATTCTTCTGCTCCGTTAATTCAATATAATTATTTCAGATGCCTTTAGTCCTTCCCTGCTTTCCTTGTCTGGGTTTATGTCTTTTTCTTCAATAAGAACGACTTTTGCCTCTTTGCGCTTATTTAATCTATTAGCTTCCCATTTCTTTAATTCATCAACACTTAAAACATTTCCATCCTCAGTTTTTATTGTAGTATTTTCATTAACCTCTACAATACAACTATATCCTTCTTCCGTAGTTGTATTAAGGTTTCTTTTAGCTGTTTTCGAACAATCAAATTGCAACTCGTTATTTGTATTAACTGATTCAAAATAACCCTCAAATGAACGAATCGGGTCGTGTTGACTACAAGCACCAAGAACAGAAAAGATTAGTGCAAAAAATAACAACTTACTTTTGACCATATTAAATACTTCCTCCCTTTAATAGAAATCCGCATATTTTATATTCACCCTATTAAAACATTCCTGCCCTTTAGTTCAACATCAATCTTACCCGCAATTTTAACACATATATCCATTTGGTGTTGTAAAATTTTGAAAATAGCTTCTTGTCATATACATTTACCTGCGAATTTTATCCCGAATACCACATAAGGGGAAATTTCCATCAGTGGGGGTTTTCTCTATCCCCCCACTTATTCTTGTTGGTTTACCCTCAAGACTTGAAGGGGGTATTACGGCCAGTTCATGCGTGACAAAAAAATAAACGCCTGGATGTCCAGACGTTTAAAATAAGGGGGGTCAATGTTATTTGTTATTGCTGTTCATTACTTGTCAGTGTCAGGTCCATTTTCTCCGTTTCTCCTCCTCTGTTCACTTCTATTGTGACCTCATCGCCAATAGAATGCTCGGAATAGAGGTACTTGCGAAGATCACCGACATCGGTAATTTTCTCTCCATCGACAGCTACAATGATATCTTCTTTTTGCAATCCAGCTTTGGCTGCAGGTGTGTCCGGTTGTACGCCGGCAATAATGACACCCTGGTTAACCTCGATGGATTCTTTCTGTCGATAAACAGATGGGATTTCATTTACATTTAACAGCTTCACGCCTAAGTATGGACGCTCTACCTGGCCATTCTTCATGAGTTCATCTACTATCGATTGAACTTTGTTACTTGGAATCGCAAAACCTAAGCCTTCAACGTTTTGATTGGAGATTTTCAGGCTGTTGATTCCGACCAGTTTTCCATTGCTGTCGATTAGGGCTCCACCGCTGTTACCAGGGTTAATGGCCGCGTCGGTCTGAATCACTTCTAAATCCCATTCACCCGCTGAAGTGTTTACCGTAATACTGCGGTCTACGGCACTGACAATTCCTTGAGTTACCGTTCTGGAAAGTTCTAAGCCAAGCGGGTTTCCAATCGCAATTACCTGTTCACCTGTTTGTAGAGAGTCTGAGTTGCCGAATGGTAATGGTTTAATATTATAATCGCCGGAGATCTTTAAGACGGCAATATCGGTTAAAGCATCTCTTCCCACCAGTTCGGCGGTTTTGGTTTTATCATTGTGTAAGGTGACCTCAATTTCATTGGCGCCTTCCACCACGTGATTGTTGGTGACAATGTAAGCCGCATTGTCCGTCACCTTGTAAATCACCCCAGAGCCAGTTCCTGTTTTTTGCTGCTGGGTACTTTCCAGAAATGGATGGTTTTGTTTGGAAATATTGACGACTCCAACAATTGCTTCAGAGGCCTGA from Virgibacillus sp. MSP4-1 harbors:
- a CDS encoding S1C family serine protease, which gives rise to MMDEHEKEQEQKLEQNREQEPAEGEQEKAEQQPEQQPKNQPNKGKSKKGSRLKSMLMTVAAGMIGSVLTLTAVTQVDGLEQWITGNNQEAVQEEAAGSSESTSASASPNVQQINATGSSVTDIVDQASEAIVGVVNISKQNHPFLESTQQQKTGTGSGVIYKVTDNAAYIVTNNHVVEGANEIEVTLHNDKTKTAELVGRDALTDIAVLKISGDYNIKPLPFGNSDSLQTGEQVIAIGNPLGLELSRTVTQGIVSAVDRSITVNTSAGEWDLEVIQTDAAINPGNSGGALIDSNGKLVGINSLKISNQNVEGLGFAIPSNKVQSIVDELMKNGQVERPYLGVKLLNVNEIPSVYRQKESIEVNQGVIIAGVQPDTPAAKAGLQKEDIIVAVDGEKITDVGDLRKYLYSEHSIGDEVTIEVNRGGETEKMDLTLTSNEQQ